Proteins encoded by one window of Salvia splendens isolate huo1 chromosome 7, SspV2, whole genome shotgun sequence:
- the LOC121740841 gene encoding 14 kDa proline-rich protein DC2.15-like has product MATKRNTSLALFLSLNLLFFTLATSWTPPSPKPSASCPRDALKLSICAGLLGSLLNLTIGTPPTTPCCSLIEGLVDLEAAVCLCTAIRANVLGINLNVPLSLSLLLNVCNKNVPKDFVCA; this is encoded by the coding sequence ATGGCCACTAAGAGAAACACTTCACTTGCTCTATTTCTTTCCCTCAACCTACTCTTCTTCACGTTGGCCACTTCATGGACTCCGCCGAGCCCTAAACCTAGCGCCTCGTGCCCTAGAGATGCCCTAAAACTCAGTATCTGCGCCGGCCTGCTAGGCAGCCTTCTCAACTTGACAATCGGGACACCTCCGACAACGCCATGCTGCAGCCTCATTGAGGGGCTGGTTGATCTCGAGGCTGCGGTCTGCCTTTGCACTGCGATTCGGGCTAACGTTTTGGGGATTAACCTTAATGTTCCACTCTCTCTCAGCTTGCTCCTCAATGTATGCAACAAGAATGTGCCCAAGGATTTCGTTTGTGCTTAG
- the LOC121811108 gene encoding 14 kDa proline-rich protein DC2.15-like produces the protein MATKRNTSLALFLSLNLLFFTLATSWTPPSPKPSASCPRDALKLGICAGLLGSLLNLTIGTPPTTPCCSLIEGLVDLEAAVCLCTAIRANVLGINLNVPLSLSLILNVCNQNVPKDFVCA, from the coding sequence ATGGCCACTAAGAGAAACACTTCACTTGCTCTATTTCTTTCCCTCAACCTACTCTTCTTCACGTTGGCCACTTCATGGACTCCACCGAGCCCTAAACCTAGCGCCTCGTGCCCTAGAGATGCCCTAAAACTCGGTATCTGCGCCGGCCTGCTAGGCAGCCTTCTCAACTTGACAATCGGGACACCTCCGACAACGCCATGCTGCAGCCTCATTGAGGGGCTGGTTGATCTCGAGGCTGCAGTCTGCCTTTGCACTGCGATTCGGGCTAACGTTTTGGGGATTAACCTTAATGTTCCACTCTCTCTCAGCTTGATCCTCAATGTATGCAACCAGAATGTGCCCAAGGACTTCGTTTGTGCCTAG